The genomic segment GTTCAAACGTACGTTGAACACCATGGTTTTTCAGTTGTACGCGAATTAGTCGGTCACGGGATAGGACGCGAATTACACGAAGATCCTCAGGTTCCAAATTTCGGCAAAGCCGGTACCGGAGCGCGGCTCAAAGAAGGTATGGTATTTTGTGTTGAGCCGATGGTCAATGCTGGAACTTATGAAGTGTATACAGCAAAAGATAACTGGACTATCCATACGAAAGACGGAAAACCGTCAGCGCATTTTGAACATACGGTAGTAGTAACATCAAACGGACCGGAAATTTTAACACAGTCCGATTTATTTTAAAAATATCTATTGATTTTTTAATTTTTTTTTATATATTGGTAGCCCATTTGTGGGATTGTTTTTACAATAACTTACGTTGGAACGGAGTTAAAACTTGGCAAAAGAAGGATTGATCAAAGTTGACGGGACGATACTTGAGACTTTGCCTAATGCCACGTTTATTGTAAAGCTTGAAAATGGTCACCAGGTTCATGCGCACATCAGTGGAAAAATGCGTATGAATTTTATTCGGATTCTGCCCGGCGATAAGGTAACGATTGAATTATCACCGTACGACTTATCCCGCGGGCGCATCACGTATCGCTATAAATAATGGAGTTACGATATGAAAGTCAGATCGTCCGTTCGTAAAATTTGTGTAAAGTGTAAGATCATCCGTCGCAAAGGTGTTGTTCGCGTGATTTGCGACAATAAAAAACACAAACAGCGTCAAGGTTAATATTTAAATTTTAGGGAGAACCGCTTTGGCCCGTATAGCAGGTATAGAATTACCCAAAGACAAACGCGCATTTGTTGCGTTGACGTACATCTACGGCATCGGCCGCACTACGGCAAAAGATATTTTGAAAAAAGCCGGTGTGGATGAGATGAAAAAGATCAAAGATCTTACGCCGGATGAAGAAAACAAGATCCGTACGATCATCAATGATAATATCAAAGTTGAAGGCGCACTGCGTTCAGAAAATGCGCTCAACATCAAACGTTTGATGGACATCGGTTCCTACCGCGGTCTGCGTCACCGTCGCGGTCTGCCCGCGCGTGGTCAACGTACACGTACCAATTCCCGTACGCGTAAAGGTAAACGTAAGACGATCGGCGGTCTCAAGAAAGTCGAAGCAAAGAAGTAATTGAATTTTTGATCCAAGGAGAGAACTTTGGCCAAGCAAAATCCGCAGCAGCAACAGGCTGCCGCATTGCCGCGTAAAAAGAAGAAACTGATCGAATCCACGGGCGTTGCCGTGATTCGTGCTACGTTTAACAACACGATCGTAACTTTGACCAACAGCCACGGTGAAGTGATTTCGTGGTGTACATCCGGAAAGATGGGTTTCCGCGGTTCCAAAAAGAGCACGCCTTTCGCCGCACAGGTTGCCGCTGAAACGGCCGCTAAAACGGCAATTGATATGGGATTGAAAAAAGTCGAAGTGCGCGTCAAAGGCCCCGGTGCCGGTCGTGAGTCAGCGATTCGTTCGCTGCAAGCGGCAGGTTTGGAGATTACGGCGATTCGCGACTTGACGCCTATCCCGCACAATGGATGCCGTCCGCCGAAGAAACGCCGCGTATAAAACACGACTGAAGATACAATTTTAGGAGATATTTAATGGCCAGATATACGGATGCCGTTTGCAAACTGTGCCGCCGCGAAGGCGAAAAGCTTTTTCTCAAAGGCACAAAATGCTTGACGGATAAATGCCCGATCGAACGCCGCAACTACCCTCCGGGTGAGCACGGCGACAAACGTTCTAAACCCTCGGGTTACAGCATTCAGCTGCGTGAAAAACAAAAACTGCGTCGTATTTACGGCGTATTGGAACGCCAATTCCGTCGCTATTTTGAAAAAGCCGAACGTGCCAAAGGTGTAACCGGTACGGCGTTGCTTCAAATTCTTGAAACACGTCTTGACAACATGGTATATCGCTTTGGTTTTGCTTCTTCACGTTCGCAAGCACGTCAGCTCGTACTGCACCGTCATGTCGAAGTTAACGGCAAACTCGTAACGGCGCCTTCGTATCAGGTCAAACCCGGCGACGATGTGTCTATTCGCGAGGGCAGCAAAAAAATGGCGTTGATCCACGGATCGCTGAAACGTCAAAAAGAAACATCCCTGAACTGGATTGATGTGGATAAAGCTTCGCTCAAAGGCAAATTTTTGAATATGCCTGAACGCGAACAGATCCCTGTGGATGTCAAAGAACAACTCATCGTTGAGTTGTACTCGAAGTAATTCAATAACGAATACGACGCTTTTTATATAAAACGTCTAATCTCTAAATGAGGAGATTCTATAGTGCAGAACTGGGCAGGACTTCAGATGCCGGAGCGCATCGAACTCGACGAGTCGTCCTACACGACTACATACGGTAAGTTTATTATTCAGCCTCTCGAACGCGGATTCGGCGTCACGATCGGCAATTCGCTTCGCCGTGTACTTTTGTCGTCGCTCCCGGGTGCCGCGATCACCGCCATCAAAATCGAAGGCGTGCTTCACGAACTCTCCACAATTCCCGGCGTTGCAGAAGACGTTGCGGAAATGGTGCTTAATCTCAAGGGTGTGCGCTTTAAATTGCACAATAAAAAACCGGATAAAGTTTCGATTCGCCTCAAAGGACCGCACAAATTTACGGCGGCTGATATCCAAAAAGCTTCCAACGGCATTGATTTTGAAGTACTCAATCCGGATCACGTCATTGCGACGCTCAGCAAAGAAGCAAATGTCGAAATGGAAATCCGTATCGGTCGCGGCAAAGGCTGGGTAACTGCGGAGGAAAATAAATTCCCCGACATGCCTATCGGCACGGTACCGATTGATTCGATTTTCAATCCGATCAAAAATGTACGTTTTACTATCGACAGTACACGCGTCGGTCAGCATACCGACTATGAAAAACTGACCCTCGAAGTCACGACGGACGGCAGCATTACACCGGATGATGCACTGACTATTGCCGCACGCTTATTCCGCGACCATATTCAACTTTTCATTAACTTTGAAATGGAAGATGAAAATGCCGACGGTGAAGTCGAAGATCAAGAAGCCGCGCGCATTCGTCAGCTCCTTAAGATGAGCGTTGATGAATTGGAATTGTCGGTGCGTTCGCATAATTGTTTACGTGCAGCGGGCATCAAGACTATCGGTGATCTTGTCAGCAAAAACGAATCGGAAATGCTTAAATATCGCAATTTTGGTCGTAAGTCGCTGACCGAGTTAACCAAGATTCTCGAAGAGCGCAATATGAGTTTCGGCATGGATGTCAGCAAATACTACAACGGTGAAGAATAATTTTAATTTGGCATTAGAGGAACGATGAGACACGGTAAGAAACAAATAAAGCTGAGCAAAACGGCAAGTCACCGTCAGGCTCTGATCAAAAGTTTGTGCAACGAACTTTTCCGTCATAAACGTATTGTGACGACTATTTCCAAGGCGAAAGCGGCTCGTATGACGGCTGAACGCTTGATCATGTTTGCCAAAAAAGGTGATCTGGCAGCGCGTCGTATATTGATTAGCCGCCTCGGTAACGCCCGATTGGTAACGGCGCATAAACATGTTACCGATAAAAAAGAACTTTCCAAGACCGTAATTCATGAACTCATCAACGAAATCGCACCGAAGATGAAGGAACTGGATGCTCAGCGTAAAGCTAAAAATGCATCTTATACCGGCGGCGGCTATACACGCGTTCTGCGTTTGGGTCTGCGTAAAGGTGATGCGACGGAAATGGCTGTTTTGGAATTAGTCGGTTATGAAACGGCTTCCATTGATAAACAAAACAAAGCCATCGAAGCCAAGGAAGCTAAAGCTCAACGCGCCAAATCGCTGGCTGAACGTATCAAAGCAAAAAAAGAAGAAGCTCAAAAAGAATCCAAGTAAGTTTTAGATAGAGGTAAAAATGCCCCGTACCAAAAAAGAAGCTGCGGACGAGAAAGAAACGAAAGCCCCGAAGAAAAAAGCGGCGGCTCCGCGTAAGAAAAAAGAAGAAGTCAAAACGGAAGCTAAAGCTACCGTAAGTAAAAAAACCGAAGCGGCTAGCGAAGTATTATTGCCTAAAATTCAATGCTTTGCACCGGGCAAAAAAACTATCTGCGCGCATCTAATGACCTCCGGTCATGCACACCAGTGCGCGGCTAAACGTTTGCCTAACGGAAAACTTTCAACTGTGCGTTCAGGTAAAAAGCGTCGTTGTGAGTTTTATCAGGAAACGGCCTACAACGGTTAATTAGATCTCGGAAATTTTTATAAGGCGTTCATATTTATGAACGCCTTTTTTGTTTTTGTAGTATGTAAAATGCATTCCAATATGTATAATAAACGATCATTGGAAATTAACCAAATAGCCGAATAGCGAATGAAATTATTGAGTAAATATTTATTTATTGGCTTTGTGCTGTTGTCATATGGATTGCCGTCCAACGTAACCGTAGCACAAGAGAAGGCGAGAATAAAAGCAATATGGGTAGTCCGAGATATTTTAAAATCTAAGATTGAAATTGATCGCATGTTGTCCTTTTGTGATCAAAACGGAATCACGGATGTTTTTTTGCAAGTACGCGGTCGCGGTGATGCATATTATAATTCCGATTTTGTGGTTAAAGCCGAAGGCCTTGATCCGGCGTTTGATCCATTGCAGTACGTGATCGAAAAGAACAGATTAAAAAAAATAAAAATTCATTTATGGCTGAATGTGTTTTATTTATGGTCATCCGAAAAAAATCCGGTCCATCCCGACCATCTTTT from the bacterium genome contains:
- the rpsM gene encoding 30S ribosomal protein S13, encoding MARIAGIELPKDKRAFVALTYIYGIGRTTAKDILKKAGVDEMKKIKDLTPDEENKIRTIINDNIKVEGALRSENALNIKRLMDIGSYRGLRHRRGLPARGQRTRTNSRTRKGKRKTIGGLKKVEAKK
- the rpsD gene encoding 30S ribosomal protein S4 gives rise to the protein MARYTDAVCKLCRREGEKLFLKGTKCLTDKCPIERRNYPPGEHGDKRSKPSGYSIQLREKQKLRRIYGVLERQFRRYFEKAERAKGVTGTALLQILETRLDNMVYRFGFASSRSQARQLVLHRHVEVNGKLVTAPSYQVKPGDDVSIREGSKKMALIHGSLKRQKETSLNWIDVDKASLKGKFLNMPEREQIPVDVKEQLIVELYSK
- a CDS encoding M24 family metallopeptidase, whose translation is VQTYVEHHGFSVVRELVGHGIGRELHEDPQVPNFGKAGTGARLKEGMVFCVEPMVNAGTYEVYTAKDNWTIHTKDGKPSAHFEHTVVVTSNGPEILTQSDLF
- the rplQ gene encoding 50S ribosomal protein L17; this translates as MRHGKKQIKLSKTASHRQALIKSLCNELFRHKRIVTTISKAKAARMTAERLIMFAKKGDLAARRILISRLGNARLVTAHKHVTDKKELSKTVIHELINEIAPKMKELDAQRKAKNASYTGGGYTRVLRLGLRKGDATEMAVLELVGYETASIDKQNKAIEAKEAKAQRAKSLAERIKAKKEEAQKESK
- the rpsK gene encoding 30S ribosomal protein S11; translated protein: MAKQNPQQQQAAALPRKKKKLIESTGVAVIRATFNNTIVTLTNSHGEVISWCTSGKMGFRGSKKSTPFAAQVAAETAAKTAIDMGLKKVEVRVKGPGAGRESAIRSLQAAGLEITAIRDLTPIPHNGCRPPKKRRV
- a CDS encoding DNA-directed RNA polymerase subunit alpha — encoded protein: MQNWAGLQMPERIELDESSYTTTYGKFIIQPLERGFGVTIGNSLRRVLLSSLPGAAITAIKIEGVLHELSTIPGVAEDVAEMVLNLKGVRFKLHNKKPDKVSIRLKGPHKFTAADIQKASNGIDFEVLNPDHVIATLSKEANVEMEIRIGRGKGWVTAEENKFPDMPIGTVPIDSIFNPIKNVRFTIDSTRVGQHTDYEKLTLEVTTDGSITPDDALTIAARLFRDHIQLFINFEMEDENADGEVEDQEAARIRQLLKMSVDELELSVRSHNCLRAAGIKTIGDLVSKNESEMLKYRNFGRKSLTELTKILEERNMSFGMDVSKYYNGEE
- the infA gene encoding translation initiation factor IF-1; protein product: MAKEGLIKVDGTILETLPNATFIVKLENGHQVHAHISGKMRMNFIRILPGDKVTIELSPYDLSRGRITYRYK
- the rpmJ gene encoding 50S ribosomal protein L36, which translates into the protein MKVRSSVRKICVKCKIIRRKGVVRVICDNKKHKQRQG